The following coding sequences lie in one Osmerus mordax isolate fOsmMor3 chromosome 13, fOsmMor3.pri, whole genome shotgun sequence genomic window:
- the dkk3a gene encoding dickkopf-related protein 3a → MRMPCQIERTMLGFALLTLSLTAPIHGILPEIVNSEINQIIEDNVAQGHATLNDMFVEVEQLMEDTQQKLEDAVHQMDNESARSSLHPSNLPSHSNNESSSAGSSSAESAARNRSIQTTETVDKDQENRTTLQSSEEQNNINHECIIDDDCQKGRYCLYETHQSKCLPCKALDVPCTKDEECCAGQLCVWGQCSQNNTKGEAGSICQHQSDCSPDLCCAFHKALLFPVCLAKPIERERCYASSNHLTELLSWDMEGEGPREHCPCSGDLQCQPLGRGSMCLKGQNSSEEDLTDTLYSEIDYIV, encoded by the exons ATGCGGATGCCTTGTCAAATTGAAAGGACGATGTTGGGTTTCGCTCTGCTGACCCTGAGTCTAACGGCGCCTATTCATGGCATCCTCCCTGAAATTGTGAATTCAGAAATCAATCAGATAATCGAGGACAATGTGGCTCAAGGACACGCTACATTAAACGACATGTTCGTGGAGGTTGAGCAGCTGATGGAAGACACGCAGCAGAAACTGGAGGACGCCGTGCACCAG atggacaatgagaGTGCCAGATCAAGCTTGCACCCAAGTAACCTTCCCTCTCACTCCAACAATGAAAGCAGTTCTGCTGGAAGTAGTTCTGCAGAGAGTGCTGCGAGAAATCGGTCCATCCAAACTACAGAGACAGTGGACAAG GACCAGGAAAACAGAACCACCCTCCAGTCAAGTGAAGAGCAAAACAACATCAACCAT GAGTGTATCATTGATGATGACTGTCAGAAGGGCAGATACTGCCTCTATGAGACTCACCAGTCTAAGTGTCTACCCTGCAAGGCCCTGGATGTG CCTTGCACCAAGGACGAGGAGTGCTGtgcagggcagctgtgtgtgtggggtcagtgcagccagaacaacaccaagggagaggcaggcagtATTTGCCAACACCAGAGTGACTGCAGCCCCGATCTCTGCTGTGCTTTTCATAAAG CCCTGCTCTTCCCTGTGTGCCTGGCCAAACCCATTGAGCGAGAGCGCTGTTATGCCTCCTCCAACCACTTGACGGAGCTACTGTCCTGGGACATGGAAGGAGAGGGGCCCAGGGAGCACTGCCCCTGCTCTGGGGACCTCCAGTGCCAGCCCCTTGG GCGAGGTTCCATGTGTCTTAAAGGCCAGAACTCGAGTGAAGAGGATTTAACGGACACCCTTTATTCAGAGAttgactacatagtctag
- the usp47 gene encoding ubiquitin carboxyl-terminal hydrolase 47 isoform X1 yields the protein MEMVPSEENQLVPKEVMFWSCRQSIFDEMKKRFSQIENAAEEPRVLCIVQDTTNSKTVNERLTLNLPASTTVSKLFGDVARQAGYLSGTFDLAWGNTAAMAPLDHTSEMSLTASGFEAGKRNFLQLTDKDGEQPQIASDESAPADSSGLDDSSQERFIGPLPRDGTVGCSSDYSSPSYSYSSILNKSETGYVGLVNQAMTCYLNSLLQTLFMTPEFRNALYNWEFEESEEEPVNSIPYQLQRLFVLLQTSKKRAIETTDVTRSFGWDSSEAWQQHDVQELCRVMFDALEQKWKQTEQADLINQLYQGKLKDYVRCLECGYESWRIDTYLDIPLVIRPFGASQAFCSVEEALQAFIQPETLDGANQYFCERCKKKCDARKGLRFLHFPYLLTLQLKRFDFDYTTMHRIKLNDRMTFPEELDMSPFIDVEDEKSPQTESCTDSGAENEGSCHSDQMSNDFSTDDGVDEGICLDSTSTERVLKPKSSLTFELFSVMVHSGSAAGGHYYACIKSFSDGQWYSFNDQHVSKITQDDIRKTYGGSSGSRGYYSSAFASSTNAYMLIYRLKDPTRNAKYLGADDFPAHIKRLVQKEKESEEQEKRQREIERNTCKIKLFCMHPVKMMMMMENKLEVHKDKTLLEATEMAYKLMELEGVVPLDCCRLVKYDEFHEYLERSYEGEEDTPMGLLLGGVKSSYMFDLLLETRRPDQVFQPYKPGEVMVKVHVVNLKGETIASPVSVRAYLNQSISEFKQLIAQVTELSADTMRVVLERCYNDLRLLYVPNKTLKAEGFFRSNKVFVESSQSADHQVTFTDSHLWKLLDRHGNTIRLLVSLPEQSPGSLANRTICQKAAGDPEESSEGSKGNRKSVEAILEESTEKLKNLSLQQQQGSSSDSPKSSDASDFEHIESPSQEPASASSADNRELENRIGAAGGEGPASGGGGAASDQDAQFPPEERSDSEVNNDRSTSSVDSDILSSSHSSDTLCNADSGPIQLANGLDSHSITSSRRSKAHEGKKETWDTAEEDSGTDSEYDENGKSKAEAQYLYFKAEPYTQEEGSGEAQKCLLVHVDKRITLSAFKQNLEPFVGIASTQFKVFRVYANSQEFESVRLNETLSSFSDDNKITIRLGRALKKGEYRVKVYQLLVNDQEPCKFLVDTVFAKGMTVRQSKEELLPQLKDQCKLDLSIDRFRLRKKTWKNPGTVFLDYHVYEEDINISSNWEVFLEVLNEPEKMKSMSQLAVLTRRWRPAQMKLEPFQEVVLESSSVEELKEKLSEISGILLENLEFAKGRGTFPCDISVMEIHQDLDWNPKVSTLNVWPLYICDDGAVVFYRDSTEEPMDLSEDERSELLKRESSRLLKTGHRVSYSPRKEKALKIYLDGGPAKDTGLD from the exons ATCGAAAATGCGGCGGAGGAGCCTAGAGTGCTATGTATCGTCCAAGACACCACCAACTCCAAGACCGTCAACGAGAGGCTGACCCTCAACCTGCCGGCCTCCACCACCGTCTCCAAGCTGTTTGGGGATGTGGCTCGCCAGGCGGGATACCTGAGTGGCACATTCGACCTGGCATGGGGCAATACAGCAGCCATG GCACCGCTGGACCACACCAGTGAGATGTCCCTCACTGCCTCTGGGTTCGAGGCTGGGAAGAGGAACTTCCTCCAGCTCACAGACAAGGACGGAGAGCAGCCTCAGATAGCCTCG gatgagtCAGCGCCAGCAGACAGCAGTGGGCTGGATGACAGTTCCCAGGAGCGCTTCATCGGCCCCCTGCCCAGGGATGGTACGGTGGGCTGCAGCAGCGACTACAGCAGCCCCTCTTACTCCTACTCCTCAATCCTCAACAAGTCTGAAACag GATACGTGGGGTTAGTGAACCAGGCCATGACCTGCTACCTGAATAGCCTCCTGCAAACGCTGTTTATGACGCCCGAGTTCAGAAATGCGCTGTACAA TTGGGAGTTTGAGGAGTCTGAGGAGGAGCCTGTCAACAGCATCCCCTACCAGCTCCAGAGGCTGTTTGTGCTTCTGCAGACCAGCAAGAAGAGGGCCATCGAGACCACGGACGTGACCCGGAGCTTTGGCTGGGACAGCAGCGAGG CCTGGCAGCAGCATGATGTTCAGGAGCTGTGCAGGGTCATGTTCGATGCCCTGGAGCAGAAGTGGAAACAGACAGAGCAg GCTGACCTGATCAACCAGCTGTACCAGGGCAAGCTGAAGGACTACGTGCGCTGTCTGGAGTGTGGCTACGAGAGCTGGAGGATCGACACCTACCTGGACATCCCTCTGGTCATCAGGCCGTTCGGCGCGAGCCAGGCTTTCTGCAGCGTG gaGGAGGCACTGCAGGCTTTCATCCAGCCAGAGACCCTGGATGGGGCCAACCAGTACTTCTGTGAGCGCTGCAAGAAAAAATGCGACGCCCGCAAG GGCCTGAGGTTCCTTCACTTCCCCTACCTGCTGACCTTGCAGCTGAAGCGGTTTGACTTTGACTACACCACTATGCACCGGATCAAACTGAACGACCGCATGACCTTCcccgaggagctggacatgagTCCCTTCATCGACGTGGAGGACGAG AAATCTCCCCAGACGGAGAGTTGCACAGACAGCGGGGCTGAAAATGAGGGCAGTTGCCACAGCGACCAGATGAGCAATGACTTCTCCACTGACGACGGCGTGGACGAGGGCATCTGTCTGGACAGCACCAGCACAGAAAGAGTACTCAAGCCAAAG AGTTCATTGACCTTTGAGCTGTTCTCTGTCATGGTCCACTCTGGGAGCGCTGCGGGCGGCCACTACTACGCCTGCATCAAATCCTTCAGCGACGGCCAGTGGTACAGCTTCAATGACCAGCACGTCAGCAAG aTCACGCAGGATGATATCAGGAAGACGTATGGAGGCTCCTCAGGGAGCAGGGGGTATTACTCCAGTGCCTTTGCCAG ctcTACGAATGCCTACATGCTGATCTACAGGTTAAAAGACCCCACGAGGAACGCAA AGTACCTGGGCGCGGACGACTTCCCGGCGCACATCAAGCGTCTGGtccagaaggagaaggagtctgaggagcaggagaagaggcagCGGGAGATCGAGAGGAACACCTGCAAG ATCAAGCTGTTCTGCATGCACCctgtgaagatgatgatgatgatggagaacAAGCTGGAGGTGCACAAGGATAAAACCCTGCTGGAGGCCACAGAGATGGCCTACAAG CTGATGGAGCTGGAGGGCGTGGTTCCTCTGGACTGCTGTCGCCTGGTCAAGTACGATGAGTTCCACGAGTACCTGGAGCGCTCGTACGAGGGCGAGGAGGACACGCCCATGGGCCTGCTGCTGGGCGGGGTCAAGTCCTCCTACATGTTCGACCTGCTCCTGGAGACGCGCAGGCCGGACCAGGTGTTCCAGCCCTACAAGCCTGGAG AGGTCATGGTGAAGGTCCATGTGGTGAATCTGAAGGGCGAGACCATCGCCTCTCCTGTCAGCGTCAGAGCGTACCTGAACCAGAGCATCTCTGAGTTCAAGCAGCTCATTGCACAG gtgACAGAGCTGTCTGCAGACACCATGCGTGTGGTTCTGGAGCGCTGCTATAACGACCTCCGGCTCCTCTACGTGCCCAACAAGACCCTGAAGGCGGAGGGTTTCTTCAGGAGTAACAAG GTTTTTGTCGAAAGCTCTCAATCAGCCGACCACCAGGTCACTTTCACTGACTCCCACCTCTGGAAACTTCTGGACCGCCACGGGAACACAATCCGACTGTTGGTCTCGCTGCCAGAGCAGTCGCCCGGGAGCCTGGCCAACAGAACTATTTGCCAAAAAGCGGCCGGCGACCCCGAGGAGTCCTCCGAGGGCTCAAAGGGCAACAGGAAGTCTGTGGAGGCCATCCTGGAGGAGAGCACGGAGAAGCTGAAGAACCTGtccctccagcagcagcagggctcCAGCAGCGACAGCCCAAAGAGCTCCGACGCCAGCGACTTCGAGCACATCGAGTCTCCCTCCCAGGAGCCGGCCTCGGCCTCTTCCGCCGACAACCGCGAGCTGGAGAACCGGATCGGCGCGGCGGGCGGCGAGGGTCCGGCGAGCGGCGGCGGCGGGGCGGCGTCCGACCAGGACGCCCAGTTCCCCCCGGAGGAGCGCTCGGACTCGGAGGTGAACAACGACCGCAGCACCAGCTCTGTGGACAGTGACATCCTGAGCTCCAGCCACAGCAGCGACACGCTGTGCAACGCCGACAGCGGGCCCATCCAGCTGGCCAACGGCCTCGACTCCCACAGCATCACCAGCAGCCGGCGCTCCAAGGCCCACGAGGGCAAGAAGGAGACGTGGGACACGGCCGAGGAGGACTCCGGCACGGACAGCGAGTACGACGAGAACGGGAAGAGCAAGGCCGAGGCCCAGTACCTGTACTTCAAAGCTGAACCCTACACCCAGGAGGAAGGCTCAGGGGAAGCCCAGAAAT GTTTGCTGGTCCATGTGGACAAGAGGATCACTCTGTCAGCGTTCAAGCAGAACCTGGAGCCCTTCGTGGGCATCGCCTCCACCCAGTTCAAGGTGTTCCGGGTCTACGCCAACAGCCAGGAGTTTGAGAGCGTTCGCCTCAACGagaccctctcctccttctccgacGACAACAAG ataACCATCCGTCTAGGCAGGGCGCTGAAGAAGGGCGAGTACAGGGTGAAGGTGTACCAGCTACTAGTGAATGACCAAGAG CCCTGTAAGTTCCTTGTGGACACAGTGTTTGCGAAGGGCATGACTGTACGACAGTCCAAAGAAGAGCTGCTACCACAGCTGAAAGACCAGTGCAAGCTAGACCTCAGCATCGACAG gTTCCGTCTCAGGAAGAAGACGTGGAAGAACCCAGGGACCGTGTTCCTGGACTACCACGTCTACGAGGAGGACATCAACATCTCCTCCAACTGGGAGGTGTTCCTGGAGGTTCTCAACG AGCCGGAGAAGATGAAGTCCATGTCCCAGCTGGCTGTTCTAACCCGGCGCTGGAGACCGGCCCAGATGAAGCTCGAGCCATTTCAGGAAGTGGTCCTGGAAAGCAGCAGTGTGGAGGAACTGaaggagaag CTCAGTGAAATAAGCGGTATTCTATTGGAGAACCTGGAGTTTGCCAAG GGCCGAGGGACTTTTCCCTGTGACATCTCTGTGATGGAGATCCACCAGGACCTGGACTGGAACCCCAAGGTGTCCACCCTGAACGTGTGGCCCCTCTACATCTGTGACGACGGGGCGGTTGTGTTCTACAG GGACAGCACCGAGGAGCCCATGGATCTGTCCGAGGACGAGAGGAGCGAGCtactgaagagagagagcagccgcCTGCTGAAGACGGGCCACCGGGTCAGCTACTCTCCCCGCAAAGAGAAGGCCCTCAAGATCTACCTGGACGGGGGCCCCGCCAAGGACACGGGCCTGGACTGA
- the usp47 gene encoding ubiquitin carboxyl-terminal hydrolase 47 isoform X2: MEMVPSEENQLVPKEIENAAEEPRVLCIVQDTTNSKTVNERLTLNLPASTTVSKLFGDVARQAGYLSGTFDLAWGNTAAMAPLDHTSEMSLTASGFEAGKRNFLQLTDKDGEQPQIASDESAPADSSGLDDSSQERFIGPLPRDGTVGCSSDYSSPSYSYSSILNKSETGYVGLVNQAMTCYLNSLLQTLFMTPEFRNALYNWEFEESEEEPVNSIPYQLQRLFVLLQTSKKRAIETTDVTRSFGWDSSEAWQQHDVQELCRVMFDALEQKWKQTEQADLINQLYQGKLKDYVRCLECGYESWRIDTYLDIPLVIRPFGASQAFCSVEEALQAFIQPETLDGANQYFCERCKKKCDARKGLRFLHFPYLLTLQLKRFDFDYTTMHRIKLNDRMTFPEELDMSPFIDVEDEKSPQTESCTDSGAENEGSCHSDQMSNDFSTDDGVDEGICLDSTSTERVLKPKSSLTFELFSVMVHSGSAAGGHYYACIKSFSDGQWYSFNDQHVSKITQDDIRKTYGGSSGSRGYYSSAFASSTNAYMLIYRLKDPTRNAKYLGADDFPAHIKRLVQKEKESEEQEKRQREIERNTCKIKLFCMHPVKMMMMMENKLEVHKDKTLLEATEMAYKLMELEGVVPLDCCRLVKYDEFHEYLERSYEGEEDTPMGLLLGGVKSSYMFDLLLETRRPDQVFQPYKPGEVMVKVHVVNLKGETIASPVSVRAYLNQSISEFKQLIAQVTELSADTMRVVLERCYNDLRLLYVPNKTLKAEGFFRSNKVFVESSQSADHQVTFTDSHLWKLLDRHGNTIRLLVSLPEQSPGSLANRTICQKAAGDPEESSEGSKGNRKSVEAILEESTEKLKNLSLQQQQGSSSDSPKSSDASDFEHIESPSQEPASASSADNRELENRIGAAGGEGPASGGGGAASDQDAQFPPEERSDSEVNNDRSTSSVDSDILSSSHSSDTLCNADSGPIQLANGLDSHSITSSRRSKAHEGKKETWDTAEEDSGTDSEYDENGKSKAEAQYLYFKAEPYTQEEGSGEAQKCLLVHVDKRITLSAFKQNLEPFVGIASTQFKVFRVYANSQEFESVRLNETLSSFSDDNKITIRLGRALKKGEYRVKVYQLLVNDQEPCKFLVDTVFAKGMTVRQSKEELLPQLKDQCKLDLSIDRFRLRKKTWKNPGTVFLDYHVYEEDINISSNWEVFLEVLNEPEKMKSMSQLAVLTRRWRPAQMKLEPFQEVVLESSSVEELKEKLSEISGILLENLEFAKGRGTFPCDISVMEIHQDLDWNPKVSTLNVWPLYICDDGAVVFYRDSTEEPMDLSEDERSELLKRESSRLLKTGHRVSYSPRKEKALKIYLDGGPAKDTGLD; this comes from the exons ATCGAAAATGCGGCGGAGGAGCCTAGAGTGCTATGTATCGTCCAAGACACCACCAACTCCAAGACCGTCAACGAGAGGCTGACCCTCAACCTGCCGGCCTCCACCACCGTCTCCAAGCTGTTTGGGGATGTGGCTCGCCAGGCGGGATACCTGAGTGGCACATTCGACCTGGCATGGGGCAATACAGCAGCCATG GCACCGCTGGACCACACCAGTGAGATGTCCCTCACTGCCTCTGGGTTCGAGGCTGGGAAGAGGAACTTCCTCCAGCTCACAGACAAGGACGGAGAGCAGCCTCAGATAGCCTCG gatgagtCAGCGCCAGCAGACAGCAGTGGGCTGGATGACAGTTCCCAGGAGCGCTTCATCGGCCCCCTGCCCAGGGATGGTACGGTGGGCTGCAGCAGCGACTACAGCAGCCCCTCTTACTCCTACTCCTCAATCCTCAACAAGTCTGAAACag GATACGTGGGGTTAGTGAACCAGGCCATGACCTGCTACCTGAATAGCCTCCTGCAAACGCTGTTTATGACGCCCGAGTTCAGAAATGCGCTGTACAA TTGGGAGTTTGAGGAGTCTGAGGAGGAGCCTGTCAACAGCATCCCCTACCAGCTCCAGAGGCTGTTTGTGCTTCTGCAGACCAGCAAGAAGAGGGCCATCGAGACCACGGACGTGACCCGGAGCTTTGGCTGGGACAGCAGCGAGG CCTGGCAGCAGCATGATGTTCAGGAGCTGTGCAGGGTCATGTTCGATGCCCTGGAGCAGAAGTGGAAACAGACAGAGCAg GCTGACCTGATCAACCAGCTGTACCAGGGCAAGCTGAAGGACTACGTGCGCTGTCTGGAGTGTGGCTACGAGAGCTGGAGGATCGACACCTACCTGGACATCCCTCTGGTCATCAGGCCGTTCGGCGCGAGCCAGGCTTTCTGCAGCGTG gaGGAGGCACTGCAGGCTTTCATCCAGCCAGAGACCCTGGATGGGGCCAACCAGTACTTCTGTGAGCGCTGCAAGAAAAAATGCGACGCCCGCAAG GGCCTGAGGTTCCTTCACTTCCCCTACCTGCTGACCTTGCAGCTGAAGCGGTTTGACTTTGACTACACCACTATGCACCGGATCAAACTGAACGACCGCATGACCTTCcccgaggagctggacatgagTCCCTTCATCGACGTGGAGGACGAG AAATCTCCCCAGACGGAGAGTTGCACAGACAGCGGGGCTGAAAATGAGGGCAGTTGCCACAGCGACCAGATGAGCAATGACTTCTCCACTGACGACGGCGTGGACGAGGGCATCTGTCTGGACAGCACCAGCACAGAAAGAGTACTCAAGCCAAAG AGTTCATTGACCTTTGAGCTGTTCTCTGTCATGGTCCACTCTGGGAGCGCTGCGGGCGGCCACTACTACGCCTGCATCAAATCCTTCAGCGACGGCCAGTGGTACAGCTTCAATGACCAGCACGTCAGCAAG aTCACGCAGGATGATATCAGGAAGACGTATGGAGGCTCCTCAGGGAGCAGGGGGTATTACTCCAGTGCCTTTGCCAG ctcTACGAATGCCTACATGCTGATCTACAGGTTAAAAGACCCCACGAGGAACGCAA AGTACCTGGGCGCGGACGACTTCCCGGCGCACATCAAGCGTCTGGtccagaaggagaaggagtctgaggagcaggagaagaggcagCGGGAGATCGAGAGGAACACCTGCAAG ATCAAGCTGTTCTGCATGCACCctgtgaagatgatgatgatgatggagaacAAGCTGGAGGTGCACAAGGATAAAACCCTGCTGGAGGCCACAGAGATGGCCTACAAG CTGATGGAGCTGGAGGGCGTGGTTCCTCTGGACTGCTGTCGCCTGGTCAAGTACGATGAGTTCCACGAGTACCTGGAGCGCTCGTACGAGGGCGAGGAGGACACGCCCATGGGCCTGCTGCTGGGCGGGGTCAAGTCCTCCTACATGTTCGACCTGCTCCTGGAGACGCGCAGGCCGGACCAGGTGTTCCAGCCCTACAAGCCTGGAG AGGTCATGGTGAAGGTCCATGTGGTGAATCTGAAGGGCGAGACCATCGCCTCTCCTGTCAGCGTCAGAGCGTACCTGAACCAGAGCATCTCTGAGTTCAAGCAGCTCATTGCACAG gtgACAGAGCTGTCTGCAGACACCATGCGTGTGGTTCTGGAGCGCTGCTATAACGACCTCCGGCTCCTCTACGTGCCCAACAAGACCCTGAAGGCGGAGGGTTTCTTCAGGAGTAACAAG GTTTTTGTCGAAAGCTCTCAATCAGCCGACCACCAGGTCACTTTCACTGACTCCCACCTCTGGAAACTTCTGGACCGCCACGGGAACACAATCCGACTGTTGGTCTCGCTGCCAGAGCAGTCGCCCGGGAGCCTGGCCAACAGAACTATTTGCCAAAAAGCGGCCGGCGACCCCGAGGAGTCCTCCGAGGGCTCAAAGGGCAACAGGAAGTCTGTGGAGGCCATCCTGGAGGAGAGCACGGAGAAGCTGAAGAACCTGtccctccagcagcagcagggctcCAGCAGCGACAGCCCAAAGAGCTCCGACGCCAGCGACTTCGAGCACATCGAGTCTCCCTCCCAGGAGCCGGCCTCGGCCTCTTCCGCCGACAACCGCGAGCTGGAGAACCGGATCGGCGCGGCGGGCGGCGAGGGTCCGGCGAGCGGCGGCGGCGGGGCGGCGTCCGACCAGGACGCCCAGTTCCCCCCGGAGGAGCGCTCGGACTCGGAGGTGAACAACGACCGCAGCACCAGCTCTGTGGACAGTGACATCCTGAGCTCCAGCCACAGCAGCGACACGCTGTGCAACGCCGACAGCGGGCCCATCCAGCTGGCCAACGGCCTCGACTCCCACAGCATCACCAGCAGCCGGCGCTCCAAGGCCCACGAGGGCAAGAAGGAGACGTGGGACACGGCCGAGGAGGACTCCGGCACGGACAGCGAGTACGACGAGAACGGGAAGAGCAAGGCCGAGGCCCAGTACCTGTACTTCAAAGCTGAACCCTACACCCAGGAGGAAGGCTCAGGGGAAGCCCAGAAAT GTTTGCTGGTCCATGTGGACAAGAGGATCACTCTGTCAGCGTTCAAGCAGAACCTGGAGCCCTTCGTGGGCATCGCCTCCACCCAGTTCAAGGTGTTCCGGGTCTACGCCAACAGCCAGGAGTTTGAGAGCGTTCGCCTCAACGagaccctctcctccttctccgacGACAACAAG ataACCATCCGTCTAGGCAGGGCGCTGAAGAAGGGCGAGTACAGGGTGAAGGTGTACCAGCTACTAGTGAATGACCAAGAG CCCTGTAAGTTCCTTGTGGACACAGTGTTTGCGAAGGGCATGACTGTACGACAGTCCAAAGAAGAGCTGCTACCACAGCTGAAAGACCAGTGCAAGCTAGACCTCAGCATCGACAG gTTCCGTCTCAGGAAGAAGACGTGGAAGAACCCAGGGACCGTGTTCCTGGACTACCACGTCTACGAGGAGGACATCAACATCTCCTCCAACTGGGAGGTGTTCCTGGAGGTTCTCAACG AGCCGGAGAAGATGAAGTCCATGTCCCAGCTGGCTGTTCTAACCCGGCGCTGGAGACCGGCCCAGATGAAGCTCGAGCCATTTCAGGAAGTGGTCCTGGAAAGCAGCAGTGTGGAGGAACTGaaggagaag CTCAGTGAAATAAGCGGTATTCTATTGGAGAACCTGGAGTTTGCCAAG GGCCGAGGGACTTTTCCCTGTGACATCTCTGTGATGGAGATCCACCAGGACCTGGACTGGAACCCCAAGGTGTCCACCCTGAACGTGTGGCCCCTCTACATCTGTGACGACGGGGCGGTTGTGTTCTACAG GGACAGCACCGAGGAGCCCATGGATCTGTCCGAGGACGAGAGGAGCGAGCtactgaagagagagagcagccgcCTGCTGAAGACGGGCCACCGGGTCAGCTACTCTCCCCGCAAAGAGAAGGCCCTCAAGATCTACCTGGACGGGGGCCCCGCCAAGGACACGGGCCTGGACTGA